GTCCCGCCCTTGAAATTGGCGATTGGGAGGATTCGATCCATGATCTTCAGGAGCCTGGGGAAACCAAGGGTGCCCACCGGTTGACCTACACGCAGGTCGTCGGTGTATTCCCGGGGAAGGAAGGAAGGCATTTCATGGGTGATCTCGCCCACGATGTTTATCAGTGCGATATCCGGCGACCAGAAGCCTTCGGGATCGTATTCCGGGTGAATCACGAAGCCGTCCCACCGATACGTTTCGTCGCCGCCGATCAGCGTACCGGCCCGTGTAACGAAAGGAATGATGGATTTTCCCTCGAGTTCGGGTTCTTCGGCGAGCTCAAGAGGGACTCCCGCTACGTGGGCGTTCGTCCACAGTCTGTCGGTGAAGTACGCGCTGAAAGCAGTTCCGAACGGGGTCGGTACGCCGTCGATAAAAACCCCCACGATGTAAATGGCCTCGGCCAGTCTGCCCTTCTCGATGGTGTCCGCCCAGTTGAGCGTCACGCCGGGTTCGCCCTGGATGCCTTGCACACCCTGTACGCCCTGGGGCCCCTGTTCACCCTGTACGCCCAGGGCGCCCTGCACTCCTTGTACGCCCTGGGGGCCCTGAACACCCTGAGGACCGGTCGGCCCCAGTTGACCCGGATCTCCCTGGCAGGCCGCCAGAATCGCTAATGTCACCATCAGTGCCAGTTTACGCACCTTACCCATCCTTTCCTGTTGGTTTATCGCCTTCTCCAAATGACCACGGACATTCGGACGGAAGAACTTGCAAAGACGTCGCGCCTTTTGCAAGGATTAACCCGACCTATGGTTGTTATTCCCGTAGACATGCCGCGCCAATGGCTTAGATTACTTCGAACACCACGTTCGAATCCCGCAACGAGCTATTGCATGGGTAGCCGCAAGTTCGAAACAGGTTAATACCTTATCCATGTTCAATGTTTCATCAGAGGAAACGAGGGTCTTTCCAATGTCTTCACCGGATCATCCAACTTATTCTACCATTGGCGTGCGTCCTCTCATCAACTGCAAGGGCACGCTTACCATGTACAGCGGATCGGTCATGCTTCCGGAAGTCCGACAGGCCATGATCGAAGCGTCCAGGAAATACGTGCATATCGAAGAATTGATCGATGGGGTCGGCCGGCGTATCGGTGAAATCATGAAGACGGAGTTCGGGCTCGTGACCAATGGATGCGCCGCGGCGCTGTGCCAGGTAACCGCCGCCTGCGTTGCCGGAACGGACCCGGATCGTATCGCCCGGCTACCCGATACCACGGGTATGAAGAACGAAGTCGTCACGCTTAAGTCCCACCGGCATGCCTATGATCATGCGATTCGGATGGTTGGTATCTCGCTCGTCGAAATGGACGACGACGCGGATAGCCTGCGGGCCGCTTTCAACGAACGCACCGCCCTGGTCGCGGTTTTCGGCGACCGCGCCGGCGACAGTGCGTTGGCGGTCCGGGAAATCGTCGATATCGCGCATGATCACGGCGTTCCCGTCTTCGTAGACGCCGCCGCGGAACGGCCGGATGTTCCGAATCCATACCTGGCCGATGGCGTGGACGCCGTGGCCTATAGCGGCGGCAAGTGCCTGCGCGGGCCCCAGGCCTCCGGTCTTGTTCTCGGCCATCGCGACCTGTTGTGGGCGGCCTTCATGAACGGCGCCCCGCATCACTCCATCGCCCGTCCCATGAAGGCGGGGAAGGAGGAGATCATGGGGCTGCTCGCCGCCGTGGAGCGGTGGGTGGAACGGGATCACGACGCGGAATGGAAGGAATGGGAGGGATATCTGCACACCGTAACCGACGCCATCGCGTCACTGCCTTCGGTCCGTACGGCCGTCCGCCAGCCGGGCCGATCCAACGTGGCGCCGGTGCTGCACATTTCGTGGGACAGGTCGGCGATCGGTATCGATCCGGAGGAAGTCGTGCGGAAACTGTCCGAAGGCGAGCCCCGGATCGAAATGGGCGGGGGAGACGGCCTTTCCATCATGCCCTATATGATGGAGCCCGGCGAGGATGCCCTGGTGGCCGCGCGCCTGCGAGATATTCTCGAACAGAGTGTGACGAACCATCGGGGGCAGGCATCATGAAAGTGATCGTTGATCTGTGTGTGGTACCCATCGGGGTCGGCGTATCGGTTTCCGAATACGTCGCGGCCTGTGAAAGGGTGCTGAGGGAGGCGGGACTAGAGACCTTCATGCACGCCTACGGAACCAATATCGAAGGCGAGTGGGATGAAGTCTTTGCCGCCGTCAGATCGTGTCACGAGACCGTGCATGCCATGGGCGCGCCGCGGATTTCCACCACCATCCGCCTGGGTACGCGAACCGACCGCACGCAAACCATGGAAGAAAAGATCGAAAGCGTCGAGAAGAAGCTGAGGGACGAAACGTCGTCCTGACACGGTCAGGCCAGCCATGAAAATCACGGCGGCCGCTAGTTGCCGACCGGTTCGCTTATGTGTCCGAAGAGCCGCTGAATGCGCTTGACGTGAATTTGGGGGAGCGGTCCCTTCGCGATGCCCATGATGTTCTCTTCGATTTTGTCCAGGGTTACCGCGCTGCAGACCGCGGTGGTGACGCCCTCGGTGTAGACGACGAATCGGTAGGCCGCCTCGACCAGCGTTTCGATATCGGGATCTTCGAGCAGAAAATCGTAGGGTGAATTGGGGTCGATAGACTCGTCCAGCAGTTCCTGTTGCTGCAGGTCTTCGATCGTCTGGGCTAGGCGTGCCGGATCCTTGAAGATATTGCGCACCGAGAAGATGTTCATGACGCCGACATGGTGCTCTGCGCAGTATGGAAAGACCGTGTGCCTGGCTGACTGGTTGAGCATGCTGTAGGCGATCATGATGACGTCAAGCTTCCCGGTGGGCACGGCCGCCCGCAACCATTCATGAGCGCCGTCGGTCAACGCGGTTTCGCTTGATCCGAGGAAACGGATCTTGCCCTGTTGGCAAAGGCGCTCGAGCACGGGGAACTGCTCGTTGATCATGTAATCGAAGTCGGCTTTCTCCGTCGCGGCGATCAACGCCACGTCGATCTCATCCACGCCCAGGCGGCGCAGGCTGGTTTCGATGGAATCCGTTATGTGCTCCGGAGTCATCAGGACAGGACCCTCGTCCTCGTCGAACTGCGAGAGGACAACCCGGGTGGCCACGTAGAACCGGTCGCGCGGAACACCTTGAAAGGCCCGTCCGAGTATCGCCTCGCTCTCAAGATAACCCGGAGACGTATCGAAGAGATTTATGCCCAGGTCCAGGACCCCGTGTACGAGCCGGTGCATCTCCGGTTCGGTCAGCGGAGGATCGCTGGTCTGGCCCAGCCGGTTGTAGCCGCCGGACCCCATGCTCAATGTCGATACGTTCAAGCCGGTGCGTCCCAGGGGACGGTATGAGACCATATCGACTCCTTTCGGATATCGGATGAGGTGAGAATCGCCTTTACAAAACGGCCGGCTTTGAATATCGATCTTGAATCACAAACTGGCTTCAGACAACCGCGTTCATTGACACACTTTAAGAGGAAGGAACGGGCATGTCAACCGTCGAAGATCTCGTCAAGCGGATCAGAATCGAGGGCTGGTGCGTTCTAGACGGCGTGATACCCCCCGACCAAGTGGTGAAGGTCCGCGAAAGCTTGATCGCCACGGCAGATGGCCGGCCCGAGGACCTGGAAAATGGCCGTCATGCGATCCGCGGGCTCATCGCCTGCGATCAGGCGATCGCCCCGTACCTGTCAGATGACCGGATCATGGGCGTCACCGAAGCGTTTTTCGGCAAACACGTCCGCATTTCCATGACCACGGGCGTCATTCTCCACCCCGGATATCCCCGGACGAACGACCCCGGCGGAGGACTTCACTCGGACTGGCCCTTCGGACAGGGCTACGACTATCGCATCCCGGCGCCTTATCCCGATGCGCCGCTGCTGTTGACCAGCCTCTGGATGCTCACGCCCTTTACCAGGGAAAACGGTGGCACGGTACTGGTGCCGGGAAGTCACAAGGCGAGCAACAATCCCACGGGCGACAGCAGCCTGGTGCCGGGAACAAGGCACCCATCGGAAATCCAAGCCGAAGGAAAGCCGGGAAGCGTGCTGCTCTTCGACAGCCGGACCTGGCATATCAATGGACATAACAACAGCGACGCGACCCGCATGGCCGTCATCGCACGGTACGCGGCTTGGTGGTTCAACCTCAACCCGCTCATTCCGGGTCTTTCGGACTTCGAACGCGATGCGGCCAACCGGGGTTTCCGGCCTGACGACGTCGTGCCGCTGACCCAGGAACAATATGACGCGCTGCCCGAACGCACCAGGCCCCTGTTCCACCATATCGTCATCGGGCAGAAGGTCCTTCCGTCCTAGACACGGTCGGCCGGAACGTTCCGCGCTCCCGGTCTTGAGGAACGCATGAAAAGTAACAGCCGTCCCAACGTGGTCGTCATCTGCGCCGACCAGCTCCGCGGCGACACCTTGGGCATCGCGGGCCATCCCGTGGTCCACACACCCGGTATCGACGCCCTCGCCCATACCGGACACTACTTCCCCCGCGCGGTCTCGGAGGTCCCCTCCTGCGTGGGCGCCCGCCGGACGCTTTTCAGCGGGCAGTGGCCGGTTACCCACGGCATGGTCGGTTTCGACGACATGGCGCCGTGGGACGAACCGGACACGCTCTGCCGGGTATTCCAGCGCAACGGCTACAAGACCTACTGTATCGGGAAACGGCACGTCTACCCCCAAGACGAACCCTACGGCTTCGACCGCATCGTCGCCCACGAGGAAGGCCGGTTCCTTT
This genomic interval from Gemmatimonadota bacterium contains the following:
- a CDS encoding aldo/keto reductase, giving the protein MVSYRPLGRTGLNVSTLSMGSGGYNRLGQTSDPPLTEPEMHRLVHGVLDLGINLFDTSPGYLESEAILGRAFQGVPRDRFYVATRVVLSQFDEDEGPVLMTPEHITDSIETSLRRLGVDEIDVALIAATEKADFDYMINEQFPVLERLCQQGKIRFLGSSETALTDGAHEWLRAAVPTGKLDVIMIAYSMLNQSARHTVFPYCAEHHVGVMNIFSVRNIFKDPARLAQTIEDLQQQELLDESIDPNSPYDFLLEDPDIETLVEAAYRFVVYTEGVTTAVCSAVTLDKIEENIMGIAKGPLPQIHVKRIQRLFGHISEPVGN
- a CDS encoding aminotransferase class V-fold PLP-dependent enzyme: MSSPDHPTYSTIGVRPLINCKGTLTMYSGSVMLPEVRQAMIEASRKYVHIEELIDGVGRRIGEIMKTEFGLVTNGCAAALCQVTAACVAGTDPDRIARLPDTTGMKNEVVTLKSHRHAYDHAIRMVGISLVEMDDDADSLRAAFNERTALVAVFGDRAGDSALAVREIVDIAHDHGVPVFVDAAAERPDVPNPYLADGVDAVAYSGGKCLRGPQASGLVLGHRDLLWAAFMNGAPHHSIARPMKAGKEEIMGLLAAVERWVERDHDAEWKEWEGYLHTVTDAIASLPSVRTAVRQPGRSNVAPVLHISWDRSAIGIDPEEVVRKLSEGEPRIEMGGGDGLSIMPYMMEPGEDALVAARLRDILEQSVTNHRGQAS
- a CDS encoding trypsin-like peptidase domain-containing protein, which encodes MRKLALMVTLAILAACQGDPGQLGPTGPQGVQGPQGVQGVQGALGVQGEQGPQGVQGVQGIQGEPGVTLNWADTIEKGRLAEAIYIVGVFIDGVPTPFGTAFSAYFTDRLWTNAHVAGVPLELAEEPELEGKSIIPFVTRAGTLIGGDETYRWDGFVIHPEYDPEGFWSPDIALINIVGEITHEMPSFLPREYTDDLRVGQPVGTLGFPRLLKIMDRILPIANFKGGTISALRPFYNEDFLEFPRNTARLIEYNLATIGGTSGSPVFDHEGYIIAVNFGSLATPIELPPEEGEEEGIELARIERHENFGINVIAAWEFLDWLATQDTTVSVAGRRLDTGNIDTSSEPYPHAEYQPFPSDWNGETVSP
- a CDS encoding phytanoyl-CoA dioxygenase family protein; protein product: MSTVEDLVKRIRIEGWCVLDGVIPPDQVVKVRESLIATADGRPEDLENGRHAIRGLIACDQAIAPYLSDDRIMGVTEAFFGKHVRISMTTGVILHPGYPRTNDPGGGLHSDWPFGQGYDYRIPAPYPDAPLLLTSLWMLTPFTRENGGTVLVPGSHKASNNPTGDSSLVPGTRHPSEIQAEGKPGSVLLFDSRTWHINGHNNSDATRMAVIARYAAWWFNLNPLIPGLSDFERDAANRGFRPDDVVPLTQEQYDALPERTRPLFHHIVIGQKVLPS
- a CDS encoding MTH1187 family thiamine-binding protein — protein: MKVIVDLCVVPIGVGVSVSEYVAACERVLREAGLETFMHAYGTNIEGEWDEVFAAVRSCHETVHAMGAPRISTTIRLGTRTDRTQTMEEKIESVEKKLRDETSS